The Flavobacterium galactosidilyticum nucleotide sequence ATAGCAACGATGTTCATGTGGCTTTATGGTTGAGATAGTTTCACCGAAGCTGATCTTCTAAAGTCATATTGTGAGGAGCAAAGAGGCCATTTTTATTTTAAATTTTGAATTTTAAATTGGGGTAAATAATAAAAATATAAATCTAACTAAAATCATGCCTATGATAGAATAATAATATTGCAGTTGCTTTTCGTCGTATCTCGAAATGAGATTGCTTCGTGCCTCGCAATGACATAACAAAAAAAGGCCCTCCAACCGTCTGGACAACTGCATAGAGGACCAATGCTAACAAAACTAAAGTTTCATTTAACTATACCAATATTATGAATAAATTTTCATTTTACAAGGGTAAATGGTGGATTCCTATTTTTCTATGGGTTTACCTTATTCTTACACCACTATTTTCTTACGGTTCGATATGTGTCGTAAATTCAAAATTCGAAAGTCATAAAGTAATTCCCTCGACTGCGCTCGGGATGACACAATCTATTGTAATTACCGGAACGGTAACTGACAGTCAGGGTGTACTGCCTGGTGTTACTGTATCGGTTCAGGGAGAATCAACAGTCACCATTACCGATTATCAAGGTAAATATGGCATAACGGCCACGGCCACTGATATTCTTGTTTTTTCTTTCGTAGGGTATACCACCTTAAATATTCCTATAGCTGGACGCACTATAGTTAGTGTACATCTACAAGAGGATGCCACCCAACTGCAGGAAGTGAAAATTAATGCTGGTTACTATTCCGTTAAAGAAAGCGAGCGCACCGGAAGTATTGCGAAAATTACATCAAAAGATATTGAAATCCAGCCTGTAACGAATGTTCTTGCTGCGATGCAAGGGAGGATGGCAGGGGTGCATATTACACAACAGACCGGAACTGGTGGAGGAGGGTTTAACATCCAGATTCGCGGACAGAACAGCGTAAGAAGAGGCGGCAACTCACCTTTGTACATTATTGACAATGTGCCGTATTCAAGTGAGGAAATTGGGAACGGAATGTCGATGTCGGTGATGTCGATGAATACTAATCCGCTAAACAGCATAAATCCAACCGATATTGAAAGTTTGGAAGTTCTTAAAGATGCGGATGCAACTGCCATCTATGGATCTCGTGGTGCGAACGGAGTGGTATTGATTACGACCAAAAAAGGAAAGAAAGGCAAGACCCGTTTTAGTGCGTCGGTAGCACAAGGTAGGGGAAGCGTTCCACATTTTATGAAAATGATGAACACGGAACAATACCTTGCTATGCGTGCAGAAGCATTTGCGAACGACGGCATAGCGGAATATCCGGAAAGTGCCTATGACATTAATGGAACTTGGGACCAAACCCGATCTACCAACTGGCAGAAAGAATTAATGGGAGGCACTTCAAAAATTACCAACATTAACGGCTCTATCTCCGGAGGTTCAGAGCAAACCCAATTTATGGTATCTGGAACTTATGGAAAGGAAACAACCGTGCTCCCTGGTGATTTTGGTTACAACCGTGTTAATGCGAGGACAAGCATTAATCACGCATCGGCTGACCATCGGTTTAAGATTGCTTTTACGGGTGGCTATGGTATACAAGATAACAACCAACCCTCGACCGATCTTACCACGGAGGCTTGGCGACTAGCTCCAAACGCTCCGACGCTTTATGATGCGGAAGGGAATCTTAATTGGGAAAACAACACTTTTGAAAATCCGCTGCGCTACTTAAAAGGGTTATCGAAATCTAACACCTACGACCTTGTTGCCAATACAACACTTTCCTATAATTTACTCGACAACCTTGAAATAAAAAGCAGTTTTGGGTATACCGACCTAAACCATCATGAAAGCAGTACTTTTCCCTCGACAATGTATAACCCATCCTTTGGGATTGGTAGTGAAACTTCCCGTATTTTTTATACCGATACCAAAAGGAACTCGTGGATTATCGAACCACAACTGAACTGGAAACCTACCTTGGGGGCTGTGAAAACAGAGTTGCTGCTAGGAAGCGCTTTCCAACGTCAAAATAATAGATCTCTTTCAGTTCAGAGCAGTGGCTTTTCCAACAACAGCATGATTTATAATCCCGCTGCGGCCA carries:
- a CDS encoding SusC/RagA family TonB-linked outer membrane protein; translation: MNKFSFYKGKWWIPIFLWVYLILTPLFSYGSICVVNSKFESHKVIPSTALGMTQSIVITGTVTDSQGVLPGVTVSVQGESTVTITDYQGKYGITATATDILVFSFVGYTTLNIPIAGRTIVSVHLQEDATQLQEVKINAGYYSVKESERTGSIAKITSKDIEIQPVTNVLAAMQGRMAGVHITQQTGTGGGGFNIQIRGQNSVRRGGNSPLYIIDNVPYSSEEIGNGMSMSVMSMNTNPLNSINPTDIESLEVLKDADATAIYGSRGANGVVLITTKKGKKGKTRFSASVAQGRGSVPHFMKMMNTEQYLAMRAEAFANDGIAEYPESAYDINGTWDQTRSTNWQKELMGGTSKITNINGSISGGSEQTQFMVSGTYGKETTVLPGDFGYNRVNARTSINHASADHRFKIAFTGGYGIQDNNQPSTDLTTEAWRLAPNAPTLYDAEGNLNWENNTFENPLRYLKGLSKSNTYDLVANTTLSYNLLDNLEIKSSFGYTDLNHHESSTFPSTMYNPSFGIGSETSRIFYTDTKRNSWIIEPQLNWKPTLGAVKTELLLGSAFQRQNNRSLSVQSSGFSNNSMIYNPAAATNTSILGFDESVYKYQSFFGRANFNLKERYIINLTGRRDGSSRFGAGKRFAWFGAVGAAWLFSREKLLQDNNVLSFGKLRASYGTTGNDQIGNYQFLNTYTPSNANYDGVIGLQPSRLYNASFGWETNKKLEVALETGFLKERIFLTAAWYRNRSSDQLVGIPLPGTTGFTEIQSNLNALVENRGVELTLHTVNVKTTGFNWSTTINFSASKNKLLSFPNLESSTYSNSYVIGQPLNIVKVYHYTGIDPATGIYTFEDVNGDGILTEPADKQTVKDLNPAYFGGIQNTLRFQRWQFDFLFNFVKQQNYNVPRTMGVAGTMNNQSIAIVDRWQSPGDIASSQIYTSGANGTAENALYNYAASDAGITDASFIKLKNVSISYEFPERWLKNVNCKATVEAQNVFTITGYKGADPEFAGYGFLPPLRIITAGLQFNF